The genomic stretch CGTTACCGAAACTTTCAACTCAGCAAATGATTTTAAATATAATTGAACCAAATCAACTTCCTGCCACAAACTTTCGCTTCCCACAACATCGGCATCACACTGATAAAACTCTCTGAATCTTCCTTTCTGTGGACGATCTGCTCTCCAAACCGGTTGAATTTGGTAACGTTTGTATGGAAACGTTAGTTTCCCGTGATTCATCGCAACAAATCTTGCGAAAGGAACCGTTAAGTCATAACGAAGTGCTTTATCCGTAAGACTTTCGGCACTAAACGGTTTATCTAAAGCTTTCTGAAAATCGTTCAACATTTGAGTTTTCTTATCTTCTTTAGCTTCGTTGATGCTTGAATTTAAAATTTTAAAAATCAAACGATCTCCTTCTTCACCATATTTTCCGGTCAAAGTAGAAAGGTTTTCAAAACTTGGTGTTTCTAAAGGCTGAAACCCAAATAATTCGAAATTCTTCTGTAATATATTGATGATGTATTTTCTTCTCGAAACTTCCAGTGAGGTAAAATCTCTCGTTCCTTTTGCTAAGCTTGGCTTCATTTTTATAAATGATAATTGATGGTTGATAAATTATATTCACTGCAAAAATAAGGAATTGAAAGGACTTTTAAATCAATAAAAAAGCCGTAGAATTTATTTCTCCGGCCTTTCATTTCATCATTTGTGTTTTTAGTCGTTTTTATCTTACACGCTTTCCAGGATTTCTAAAATCTCTTCGCCGTAGTTTTCAATCTTATGTTTTCCGAAACCTTTGATGTCGAGCAACTCTTCTTTTTTAGCAGGCTTATATTTCGCAACAGACACGAGCTCTTTATTGGTTGCTATAAAATACGTCGGAAGATTTTGTTCTCTTGCTTTTTCGGAGCGCCAAAGCTTCAGAGCATCCAGAATTTTACCTTCGTCTTCGTTTAACATTTCATCATCCGCAGAATATTTAACTGCTTTAGAATCTTTCACGATTGTTTTATTAACGGCAGATTCTATGTCATTAAAATACAATACCACCGACCAAAACTGTTCGTCGTGAACAAATGCAGTTTCAGTTTTAATAATTTCATGATGTTCAAGAAAATGATCGATTTCTCTTTGGTCTTCACGCAGAAATTCATCTGCAATTCTGATTTTTAAAACTTTTATTTTCATCATTTGTGCTTTTAAAGTTTATCAATTATTTGATTATCCGTTTTAATCCTACAATTATTTTAATGCGAAGTGCGCAAAGCTTTTCTTGACAACTCGCCGTATTAAGTTCGCAAAGGCGTAAACTTAGCAAAGAACTGAAAGTTTATCATAAAAAAAGTGTAGGTTGATAAACGGATATTATTTACCACCCAAAAGCAGAAGTTCATCTACTCTGATTTCGGTAATATATTTTTTCACCCCATCTTTATCGTCGTACGATCTGTACGTTAATTTCCCTTCAATGGCAATCTCTTTTCCTTTTGGAACATATTTCTGAAAAATCTCAGCCGTTTTCCCAAAAGCTACCAAACTGTGCCATTGTGTTTCTTCTACTTTCTCACCTTTTGCGTTGGTGTAATGATCGTTTGTAGCGAGTGATACCGAAGCTTTCATTCCGCCGTTTTCGAAGTTTACTGTTTCAACTTCTTTACCTGTAAAACCGATTAAGGTTACTTTGTTTCTTAGTGACATAACTTTATATTTTTTAGATTAGCGATTTAGATAAGAGACGTTCACTTGTTTCTCAAATCTCTGTTGCAAAGATTCATCAGATTGAAAAAATTAGTCGGTGATAAACTATTTAAATTCGTTTGTAGTCGTTTGAAAATGGATATATAAAGAAAATCAATATTTATTTTATAAAGATTTGATTAGCTCATCTTCGTATATTTGGAAATTTGCGAAAATAAAACCCACTTGTAATGAAAAGTAAAATATTATTTCCCTTGCTGCTATTTTCTATATTTATAAATGCACAAAATGAATTAGACAAGACTGATAAAATAATTGATGAAATGTGCTTAAACTTTAAAAGTACTGAAAACTTAAATGATTCTATAGGGCATAAAACAAAAGGTCAAATAAAGTGGCTAAATACCTGATAGTAAAAGGAAAAACACAAAATACAGGGTTGGTGAAAATATAAACAGACCGTCAAAAATATACTTTTTACTACCGTTTAAACATTTATTAAATACAATATAAACACTCTTAATGGAGTGTTTTGTTGTTTTATGGCTAATAATGGCTTTAAAGTAGCTGGAATATGATTTTTAGAAAGATGATGTCATTTGGCACAGGAGAAAGCAGGCCTCAATATGTGGTTTTTCTCTTCGCTTTTACATCGTATCGTCAACAATTGTACTTCTTACTTTCATTTTAAATGCTGTTTAAATAGTATTTAAAAATAAATAAAAAAGCACTCATAGAGTGCTTTAAATTGTGTTTAAAAAATACTTATCGTGCTACGACTGTACCGTTAAATGGAATATTTGTCTCAATAACGATTTCATTAGGTAGATCACGTGTTGGTACTAATACTACATTCTTTTCCCCATTCTCTTCGATCTCATAAACTTGCGTGATTAAGTGTCCCTGTTCTTCCTTTTGAAACCTAATTTCAAAACCTCCTTCAATTGCGACCCAATCATCCTTTTTAAATTCAAAATTCATACAATATTATTTTTTGCTAATATAAATTATTTTTGACATTTTGTTTTAAATTTATGGACATTTTGTTTTGGCGATTATAATTCTTTAAGAATAGAATCTTTAACCCAAAAATTCATTCCTCCTTATTTAAGTCAATTTTCTGATTCAGAATATGAAAATAAAATGGAAAATCTCTACTTCAGATTTCAGAAACGTTGTGAATATTTCAGAGATTATTTGCAAATAATAAGTCCTCCACAAGGTGAAAAATTGGATGAAGCTAAATGCAAGACCTGAAATTAAAGTATCTGATAAAGAAATTAATCAATTTAAAAACAATTCAAATTTTTACTATTTTGAATATTCTGGAGAAAAAACGTTGGTAAATACAGACAAAAAATATTGGACAGAAATTTTTGAAGATGGAACGAGCTCAAAATTACTTTATACATGGCTAGGTAAAAACAAATTCGAATTAGAATTTATTGAAAGTAATAACAACACAAGAAAGAACTTTAGTAAAAAAGGAGATAAATATTTTTATGAAATAATAAATAAAGAAAGCAATTATTATTGGGTTATTGTAGAAATTCCTGGGCAATCTGAAATTTTAAAATTTAAGTTATTTAACGAAAAATTAAACTTTCTTCATTAATTAAAATCTTGGTAAAGATAAACTTTGTCGCAATAAAAGCTGATACTTAAAAGAATCTGAAGATTGTTCTGATATAGCAAAATTAAAAAGAGTTTTTACACAACTTTAAACAGGCTTTTAAAATAACACAATCCTTATTTAACCTGACTTCGGGTTAAGCAACAATAGTAAATTATTAACTTTGAGTCCATTATATATTTAATTCAAAAGGTGAATTTTATCCATTTATAAAGTAAGCAAAGAAGAATTAACAAGTTGATTTTTAATACATTTGCTCAAGCTTTGCGAAGCAAATTTATTTGCCTTTGCTTTCTAAAATAGAAAGTTTAATTATAAAATCTTTGCGTTTAATAATTTAAAAAATATTATCAAAATCTCTTATCCCGAACTGAGGTTATTCAATATTCTCAGATAGTAATTGAATATTCAAGTTAAATGTTTTTACATTCTTCCATTCTGAAACAATATTGCCACGATGTAAAATTATATTCTTGTAATGTTAAACAATATTGGCACGATGTAAAGTTATATTCTTGTATTGCTAAACTACATTCTCGCCTTGTAAAGTTATATTTTTGAAATGCAAATGAATATGGGAGCATTGTGAACTAATATTCTTCCATTGTAATCATTAAAACTCCCTCCTAAAATTAGAATGCTGCGTTGCCGTAAAATAATCACAGAAAACCTGATAAACCGCAGAATCAATATGACTTGCTTTAATTCCTAACTGAATATAAATCTGCAAAATCTGATGCGATAAATTGTCTACCAAATCTGAAGAATAATCATGAATTTCTGATTGTTTTTCCGGAGTTATTGCTTTAGACTCATTCAGTAAACCTTCAACTTCGTCAGCAAACTCAATCACTTTTACCATCGCTTTGTTTATTTTTTCATTGAAAAATTTTAAGTCTAAATATGGTCGTATTTTAATTGCTTCTTCAGAAAAATGAGAAGCCATCCCAAGATAATTGACCAATAAAGTTAAATCTGCAAAAATTCTGAATGGGATTTTATCAATCGCATCACCAGTAAAAAATTCATCGTAAATAAAACTGTAATCTTCCGTGACTTTTATATTTTCAACTTTAAAAGAATACGTTCCGGTTGCTTTCATTCCCATCGATTTCCAGTTTGGAATTATCTCAGCCTGATTTTTAGAAATAACAAAAGATCTG from Chryseobacterium indoltheticum encodes the following:
- a CDS encoding HRDC domain-containing protein, with product MMKIKVLKIRIADEFLREDQREIDHFLEHHEIIKTETAFVHDEQFWSVVLYFNDIESAVNKTIVKDSKAVKYSADDEMLNEDEGKILDALKLWRSEKAREQNLPTYFIATNKELVSVAKYKPAKKEELLDIKGFGKHKIENYGEEILEILESV
- a CDS encoding single-stranded DNA-binding protein is translated as MSLRNKVTLIGFTGKEVETVNFENGGMKASVSLATNDHYTNAKGEKVEETQWHSLVAFGKTAEIFQKYVPKGKEIAIEGKLTYRSYDDKDGVKKYITEIRVDELLLLGGK
- a CDS encoding acyl-CoA dehydrogenase family protein codes for the protein MFTPKEIRMKMHGAFEVPQLIIDQIHEERLLQIWVPKVYGGLGLRLNQGLKLLFDWSKIDGSLGWMLTLCSGANFFSRNLKPNIAKELFSNPKTCFGGSGMIGGTAEKQTDGTFLINGLWHFATGAPHLSHFTLNARLTENGNPLLDESGNELIRSFVISKNQAEIIPNWKSMGMKATGTYSFKVENIKVTEDYSFIYDEFFTGDAIDKIPFRIFADLTLLVNYLGMASHFSEEAIKIRPYLDLKFFNEKINKAMVKVIEFADEVEGLLNESKAITPEKQSEIHDYSSDLVDNLSHQILQIYIQLGIKASHIDSAVYQVFCDYFTATQHSNFRREF